From a region of the Phaseolus vulgaris cultivar G19833 chromosome 6, P. vulgaris v2.0, whole genome shotgun sequence genome:
- the LOC137833251 gene encoding uncharacterized protein, with protein sequence MKGGNVQEYVDDMVVTSQQREQHVADLEELFTTIAKYRLKLNPEKCVFRVEAGKFLGFLLTKHGIEANPEKCVVIIAMTALSRFVSAGGDKGHPYFQCLKRNKRFVWTRECEEAFLKLKEYLASLPVLCEPQLGTPFRLYFAVTERAISSVLVQEQNQVQKSIYFVSKVLQGPEVRYQAIEKAALAIVFSAPRLRHYFQSFTVIVMTDLPIRKVYADFVVELSSAATHQEGAGFKWVLSVDGSSNQQGSWAGVILEGPNGLLIEQTLQFAFKASNNQIEYEALIAGMLLAKEMDVKGLLAKSGSLLVIGQVTGEYHAKDPQMVAYLEYVQILRETFEVFELVHVPREQNARADLLAKLASSGKGGRQRTVIQETLRTPRTTTDKSPADQHFGRGEEELSVVDSGDIKNAQNKHIPSC encoded by the exons ATGAAAGGGGGAAATGTCCAAgaatatgtggatgacatggtggtcacctctcAGCAGAGGGAACAACATGTAGCGGATttagaagagctattcaccacaatagctaagtatagattgaagttgaaccccgagaagtgcgtgtTCAGGGTAGAAGCAGGCAAGTTCTTGGGGTTTCTACTCACTAAACAtgggatagaggcgaatcctgagaagtgcgtTGTGATCATAGCAATGACCGCTCTGTCCAGATTCGTGTCAGCAGGGGGAGATAAGGGGCAcccctattttcagtgtttgaAGAGGAATAAAAGGTTTGTGTGGACTagggagtgtgaagaggcgTTCCTCAAACTAAAGGAGTACCTAGCCAGTCTGCCGGTGCTGTGCGAGCCACAGTTGGGTACTCCATTTCGTTTGTACTTCGCAGTTACAGAGAGGGcgatcagttcagtcctggtgcaagaacAGAACCAGGTGCAGAAGTCGATCTACTTTGTTAGCAAAGTATTGCAGGGGCCTgaggtgagataccaggccATAGAGAAAGCAGCCCTGGCAATAGTGTTCTCAGCGCCaagacttcgccactacttccagagcttcacagTAATAGTAATGACAGACCTTCCCATTCGCAAG GTTTATGCTGACtttgtggtagagctctcctcggcagCCACGCACCAAGAAGGAGCAGGTTTCAAATGGGTACTCTCTGTAGACGGTTCCTCCAACCAACAGGGTAGTTGGGCTGgcgtcatcttggaagggccaaaTGGGTTGTTGATTGAGCAGACCCTGcagttcgctttcaaagccagtaacaaccaAATAGAGTATGAGGCCTTGATCGCTGGAATGTTGTTGGCTAAAGAGATGGATGTGAAAGGTTTGCTGGCAAAAAGTGGCTCCTTGTTAGTCATAGGTCAGGTCACGGGAGAATACCACGCTAAAGACCCTCAGATGGTCGCATATCTAGAGTATGTTCAGATTTTGAGGGAGACGTTTGAAGTGTTCGAGTTAGTCCACGTGcccagagaacagaatgcccgagctgacttgttggcaaagctcgccagttcgggcaaggggggaagACAGAGGACAGTCATCCAGGAGACTCTGAGGACACCTCGAACTACCACAGACAAAAGTCCAGCAGATCAACACTTCGGAAGGGGTGAAGAGGAGttatcggtcgttgactcaggaGACATTAAAAACGCCCAGAATAAGCACATACCCAGTTGCTAG